In Streptomyces camelliae, the sequence GTCACGGGTGGCTCCGGGTGTGTGCCGGGCGGCCTTGCGGGTGAGCGCGGCGACGGTGTGCGGCTGGTCCAGGAGACGGAAGGCGGCCAGCTCGAAGGGGTCGGTCAGCTCGGTCGTACGCCAGTCGAAGGCGCGGCGCCGGGAGACGAGGACGATCCGGTCGCCCAGGTCGGCGTGGGAGAGGCGGGCGTCGGCGTGGTGTTTCTTCCATGCGGCCAGAGCGTCGTTCAGCGCGGTCACGGTCGGTTCGCCGATGCCCCGTTCCGGTGCCTCGAAGACGTACGCGAGGTCGTACAGCTCCTCCTCCGGCAGGTCGTAGGTGAAGCGGTAGTGCTCCTCGGGCCTCAGGCCGGTGAAGCCGAGTTCGGGGCGCTCGAAGTACGGGCTGAAGCGTTCGATGGCGATCCGGGCCGACAGGTCGACCGGTGGGTCGAGGTGTTCCAGTGCCGGTATCTGCGCGATGACCGGCTCGTAGTCCTGGGCGGTCTCGCCGGGGAAGCCGTGGAGGTAGTTCCAGGCGACGGACAGTCCGGTCTCGGCGCCGTCACGGAGCATGCGGACGTTCTGGCAACCGCTGACGCCCTTGTCCATCAGGTCGAGCACCTGATGGTTGAGCGATTCGATGCCGGGCTGGACATAGATCATCCCCGCGTCGGCGAGGGTGCGCAGCTGCGGGCGGCGCAGGTTGGCCTTGATCTCGATGTGCATCCGCAGGTCGTATCCGCTGTCGATGATCCGGGGCAGTACGGTCGTCAGGTAGCCCATGTCGAGGATGTTGTCGACGAGGTACATGTCCAGGACCCGGTGGCGGCGGGCCAGTTCGACGATCTCCTGGTAGAAGGTGTCCGGGCTCTTGGAACGGAACTCCATGAACGAGCCGTTGAGCCCGCAGAAGGTGCAGTGGTGCTTCTCGCCCCACCAGCAGCCGCGGGCGCCCTCCACGACCAGTTTGGGCTCGACCCAGTGGCGGGCGGCGGAGGCGGCGAGGCGTTCGAAGTAGCCGCTGTAGTCGGGGGGCAGGATCGCGGCGGGCGGCAGCGGGCGGGTCGCCATCGGATTGGCGCGGCTGTGTCCGTCGGCGCCCCGATGGCACAGGCCCGGCACCTCGGCGAGGTCGGAGCCGTCGGCAAGTGCGGTGAGCAGCTGCGGGAAGGCCGCCTCGCCCTCGCCCCTGACGACGTGGTCGACGAAGGGGAAGTTGCGGTGTACGGCGGCGCCCTGCGCCCCGTCGCAGTTGGCCCCGCCCATGACGGTCACGATGTGCGGGGCGAGCTGCCGGACCCGCCGGGCGGCGGCGAGCGCCGCGGTGTTCTGCTGGAAGGTGGAGGTGAACCCGACGACGTCGGGGGCGTGCGCGACGATCCGGTGCGCGATCTCGTCGACGAACTCCGGGACGATCCGGTGCAGCGCGTGCGTCATCTCCATGCGCGACTTCTTGAGTTTCCCGCGCATCGCCGCGGTGAACTCCTCCTCGCGCCAGTGCGGGTCGTCGTAGAGGGCCGAGGAGAACACCCAGTCGCCGCAGCCCATGAAGTAGGACGACAGGGCGTAGTACTCGTAGTCGTCACCGGTGAAGTCGGTACGGCTGGTGATCCAGTCGATGAATTCGAGATTGGCGTGCAGGACCTCGGCCTCGGCGCCGGGCACGCGCTCGTCCACGCTGCGTTTGAGGATTCCCAGCGCGAGGGACGGGAGGTCGATGGGCGACCAGGGCATGTTGACCAGCAGGACACGCATGTCGGCTCCTCGGGGATGGGGACCGGCCGGCCCGGCGGTGCACCGCCGGGCCGGCCGGCAGGGGGTCAGTCCTCTTCCGCGTCCTCGGCGTTGCGGAACGGGATGGTGACGGTGATGCCGATGCCCGGCCTGCGGTTCTCCTCGTCACCCGCGAGCGGGTCGTTGTGGATGATGTCCTTCTGCATGGGACCTTCTCCTCTCCGTGGCGTGTTCGCCGCTGTGGTGCTCCCCCGCTCCGGACGGAGCGGGGTGTCTGGGTGGGGCGGCCTGCCGACCGCGCAGTTCCCGGTCCAGGAAGACCAGGGCCCGGCGCAGCACGGTGACGTGGTCGCCGCCGTCGTAGCCGTCGTGGCCGGAGTCGAGCCACAGTGCTTCGTGCCGGACTCCGCTCGCGCGCAGCGCGGCCAGGTAGCCGCGGATCTGGCCGGGCGGGCACTTGGCGTCATGGCTTGCGCCCGCCACCAGCAGCGGGGCGCGGACCGCGGCGGCGTAGTGGATGGGCGAGCTGCGCGCGTACCGTTCGGGAACCTCGTCGGGTGTGCCGCCGAAGAGCCGCTCGTCGAGGGCGCGCAGCGCGGGAGTGGTGGTGCGGTGGGCGGCGGCGCAGTCGGCGACCGGTTTGACCGCCACCCCTGCCTGCCACAGTCCGGGACGGGTGCCGAGGGCCAGCAGGACGAGGTAGCCGCCCCAGGAGGTGCCCCACAGGCCGACGGCGTCGGGGCGGATGAGCCGGCGGGCGACGAGGTCGGCGCGCACCGACGCGAGATCCTCGACCTGGGTGAGGCCGACTCCGTCCCGGAAGGCGCGCCGCCAGCGTGGCCCGTAGCCGGTGGAGCCGCGGTAGTTGACGCGGGCGACGGCGAAGCCGGAGGCGACCAGGGAGTGGACGACACCGTCGTAGGCGTCGCGGTCGTGGTCGGCGGGCCCGCCGTGCACCAGGAACACCGCGGCGGGCGGACCGTGCGGTGCGTCGGGCAGGCTGAGCAGGGTGTGTACGGGCCCGTCCGGGCCGGGGGTCCACAGGTCCCGGTGGGTGCCGGGGACCGGGCCGGCGAGCGTGGGCAGCTCGGGCAGCGCGGTGCCCCGGGTGGAGTGCAGCCGGGGCGGGTGGC encodes:
- a CDS encoding RiPP maturation radical SAM C-methyltransferase, giving the protein MRVLLVNMPWSPIDLPSLALGILKRSVDERVPGAEAEVLHANLEFIDWITSRTDFTGDDYEYYALSSYFMGCGDWVFSSALYDDPHWREEEFTAAMRGKLKKSRMEMTHALHRIVPEFVDEIAHRIVAHAPDVVGFTSTFQQNTAALAAARRVRQLAPHIVTVMGGANCDGAQGAAVHRNFPFVDHVVRGEGEAAFPQLLTALADGSDLAEVPGLCHRGADGHSRANPMATRPLPPAAILPPDYSGYFERLAASAARHWVEPKLVVEGARGCWWGEKHHCTFCGLNGSFMEFRSKSPDTFYQEIVELARRHRVLDMYLVDNILDMGYLTTVLPRIIDSGYDLRMHIEIKANLRRPQLRTLADAGMIYVQPGIESLNHQVLDLMDKGVSGCQNVRMLRDGAETGLSVAWNYLHGFPGETAQDYEPVIAQIPALEHLDPPVDLSARIAIERFSPYFERPELGFTGLRPEEHYRFTYDLPEEELYDLAYVFEAPERGIGEPTVTALNDALAAWKKHHADARLSHADLGDRIVLVSRRRAFDWRTTELTDPFELAAFRLLDQPHTVAALTRKAARHTPGATRDEAGVRRLLDSWVRLGIVFTDGGQYVHLAPAAVNEELLRLDFMRHTHAAPAAPAEPVHA
- a CDS encoding S9 family peptidase; amino-acid sequence: MVFTADAEGRCEVFAWDAATRSARQVTRRPRGTLHGAIDRDAYVWWFDEDEHGVGRWWFQPFAGGPDRLGLTNVPAGLPRGLAVSDHGTVALAAGDGHATTVHVGPRGGTARTVARTDGPATLTGITPGGRLLALAGAEAVTVLTHDGAVRAVLPADDTGRLWCLGFAPAGDGEELLLVRECADRYVIATWRPGTGPTLHDWCAFDTEITARWDADGRSVLVRQDRHGRSTLHRADLTTRTRTAVPTPPGTVLDAATRPGHDLHHLWTAAGHPPRLHSTRGTALPELPTLAGPVPGTHRDLWTPGPDGPVHTLLSLPDAPHGPPAAVFLVHGGPADHDRDAYDGVVHSLVASGFAVARVNYRGSTGYGPRWRRAFRDGVGLTQVEDLASVRADLVARRLIRPDAVGLWGTSWGGYLVLLALGTRPGLWQAGVAVKPVADCAAAHRTTTPALRALDERLFGGTPDEVPERYARSSPIHYAAAVRAPLLVAGASHDAKCPPGQIRGYLAALRASGVRHEALWLDSGHDGYDGGDHVTVLRRALVFLDRELRGRQAAPPRHPAPSGAGEHHSGEHATERRRSHAEGHHPQRPARG